One window of Magallana gigas chromosome 2, xbMagGiga1.1, whole genome shotgun sequence genomic DNA carries:
- the LOC105333538 gene encoding uncharacterized protein isoform X2, protein MKIPQVFCLVVLLFISVEVLGQRQKGSRNSGNNGIGNGPNQENGGGRKSGWRHSDRHAEHSGERRHRNRGRKHSKHDHVTTPEPVLTEKDMVQFLCNQCKQKEPNNANCQNLCKASTTTDVNKTIAGQLGNPFCSFCEYYRSYPSYYQMCRNRMCAAGKK, encoded by the exons ATGAAAATCCCTCAGGTTTTTTGCTTAGTTGTCTTACTCTTTATAAGCGTCGAGGTTCTCGGGCAGAGGCAAAAAGGTTCTAGGAATTCGGGGaacaatggaattggcaatggACCCAATCAAG AGAATGGAGGTGGTAGAAAATCCGGTTGGAGGCACTCGGATCGACATGCAG AACATAGTGGAGAAAGAAGACACAGGAATCGCGGAAGGAAACACTCAAAACATG ACCATGTGACCACTCCGGAACCAGTTTTAACCGAGAAAGACATggttcaatttctttgtaatcAGTGTAAGCAGAAAGAACCAAATAATGCAAACTGCCAAAATCTATGCAAAG CTTCAACCACCACCGATGTTAATAAAACAATTGCCGGGCAACTAGGAAACCCGTTTTGTAGCTTTTGTGAATACTATCGAAGCTACCCAAGTTATTATCAAATGTGCAGAAATCGGATGTGTGCAGCaggaaagaaatga
- the LOC105333538 gene encoding uncharacterized protein isoform X1, with translation MKIPQVFCLVVLLFISVEVLGQRQKGSRNSGNNGIGNGPNQENGGGRKSGWRHSDRHAAEHSGERRHRNRGRKHSKHDHVTTPEPVLTEKDMVQFLCNQCKQKEPNNANCQNLCKASTTTDVNKTIAGQLGNPFCSFCEYYRSYPSYYQMCRNRMCAAGKK, from the exons ATGAAAATCCCTCAGGTTTTTTGCTTAGTTGTCTTACTCTTTATAAGCGTCGAGGTTCTCGGGCAGAGGCAAAAAGGTTCTAGGAATTCGGGGaacaatggaattggcaatggACCCAATCAAG AGAATGGAGGTGGTAGAAAATCCGGTTGGAGGCACTCGGATCGACATGCAG CAGAACATAGTGGAGAAAGAAGACACAGGAATCGCGGAAGGAAACACTCAAAACATG ACCATGTGACCACTCCGGAACCAGTTTTAACCGAGAAAGACATggttcaatttctttgtaatcAGTGTAAGCAGAAAGAACCAAATAATGCAAACTGCCAAAATCTATGCAAAG CTTCAACCACCACCGATGTTAATAAAACAATTGCCGGGCAACTAGGAAACCCGTTTTGTAGCTTTTGTGAATACTATCGAAGCTACCCAAGTTATTATCAAATGTGCAGAAATCGGATGTGTGCAGCaggaaagaaatga